The Flavobacterium commune genome contains a region encoding:
- a CDS encoding glycoside hydrolase family 95 protein: MNRIKIIAGCLLLYISVFQGNAQQKLKLQYDTPSTNWNEALPIGNGRLGAMVFGNPQKEELQLNEETVWAGEPGNNVPKNVYSNIEEIRKLLFAGRNKEAQDLANKTFPRQAPKDLNYGMPYQTVGSLWIEFPGHENYTDYKRDLDIEKAVSSVSYKANGITYRREFFASFSDDVIIVKLTADKKKSISFSLSATSPQIVSNFKTQDGKLFFEGTTGDTDNKTGKVKFVGEAACTLKGGSLITTADKLTVKDADEVVIRISIATNFKNYKDLSVNPLEKATTILAKAYKKSYAESYQNHVAAYQKYFNRVSLFLGDSPQSNKTTDVRIKEFATSYDPQLVGLYFQFGRYLLISSSQPGNQPANLQGIWNHKLNPAWDSKYTVNINTEMNYWPAEITNLSEMHQPLFSMLKDLAETGKESASEMYHARGWNMHHNTDLWRMTGVVDGGFYGLWPMGGAWLTQHLWQHYLYTGDKAFLKEYYPVLKGAAQFYLDVLQEEPENKWLVVAPSMSPENTYESSVGVSAGTTMDNQLVFDLFNNIIDASKILKTDSRFADSVAVALKRLPPMQIGQYSQLQEWLHDLDKPNDHHRHISHLYGLFPSGQISPFRTPQLIEAAKNTLISRGDVSTGWSMGWKVNWWARLLDGNRAFKLIKDQLSPAPLESKGESGGTYPNLLDAHPPFQIDGNFGCTAGITEMLLQSYDGAIYLLPALPDDFKSGKVSGLKARGGFEVGMEWENGKLKQLIIKSVLGGNCRLRLASDVMLVGEVKLEQPKGENTNIFYNVNAIKDPLISEKAVLKGYQSPKTKLYDFNTVAGKSYVFEAK, from the coding sequence ATGAATCGAATTAAGATTATTGCGGGCTGTTTATTGCTATATATAAGTGTTTTTCAGGGAAATGCCCAACAGAAATTAAAATTGCAATATGATACGCCGTCAACCAACTGGAATGAAGCTTTACCAATTGGTAATGGTCGTTTGGGGGCAATGGTTTTTGGAAATCCTCAAAAAGAAGAATTGCAATTAAACGAAGAAACTGTTTGGGCTGGTGAACCAGGCAATAACGTTCCTAAAAATGTCTATTCCAATATTGAAGAAATAAGGAAATTACTTTTTGCAGGGAGAAATAAAGAAGCTCAGGATTTAGCCAATAAAACTTTCCCGAGACAGGCTCCAAAAGATTTGAATTACGGAATGCCTTATCAGACAGTTGGGAGTTTATGGATTGAATTTCCGGGTCATGAAAATTATACGGATTACAAAAGAGATTTGGATATAGAAAAAGCGGTTTCGTCTGTGAGTTATAAAGCAAACGGAATAACGTACAGGCGAGAATTTTTTGCGTCTTTTTCAGATGATGTTATTATTGTGAAATTAACTGCTGATAAGAAAAAAAGCATTAGTTTTTCATTGTCAGCTACAAGTCCACAAATAGTTAGCAATTTTAAAACTCAGGATGGTAAATTGTTTTTTGAAGGAACAACGGGTGATACAGATAATAAAACTGGTAAAGTAAAATTTGTTGGAGAAGCAGCCTGTACTTTAAAAGGCGGAAGTTTAATAACTACCGCTGACAAGCTAACGGTTAAGGATGCTGATGAGGTTGTTATTCGAATTTCGATAGCGACTAATTTTAAAAACTATAAAGATCTTTCAGTTAACCCATTAGAAAAAGCAACTACTATTTTAGCGAAAGCTTATAAAAAAAGCTATGCAGAATCCTACCAAAATCACGTGGCAGCGTACCAAAAGTATTTTAACAGAGTATCATTGTTTTTAGGAGATTCCCCTCAATCGAATAAAACTACTGATGTAAGAATTAAAGAATTTGCTACATCCTATGATCCGCAATTGGTGGGGCTTTATTTTCAGTTTGGAAGGTATTTGCTTATTTCGAGTTCGCAGCCAGGCAATCAGCCGGCGAATCTTCAGGGAATTTGGAATCATAAGTTGAATCCTGCATGGGACAGTAAATACACGGTAAATATCAATACCGAAATGAATTATTGGCCTGCCGAAATAACGAATCTGAGCGAAATGCATCAACCGTTATTTAGTATGCTAAAAGATTTAGCCGAAACAGGAAAAGAGAGTGCTTCTGAAATGTATCACGCCCGAGGTTGGAATATGCACCACAATACCGATTTATGGCGCATGACAGGAGTGGTTGATGGCGGATTTTATGGGCTTTGGCCAATGGGTGGTGCATGGCTTACCCAACATTTGTGGCAACATTATCTCTACACTGGTGATAAAGCATTTTTAAAAGAATATTATCCGGTTTTAAAAGGTGCGGCTCAATTTTATCTGGACGTGCTTCAGGAAGAACCGGAAAACAAATGGTTAGTGGTTGCTCCGTCCATGTCTCCCGAAAATACTTATGAGAGTAGTGTGGGTGTTTCTGCAGGAACAACGATGGACAATCAATTGGTTTTTGATCTTTTCAATAATATCATTGATGCTTCTAAAATTTTAAAAACCGATAGTCGTTTTGCTGATTCGGTTGCGGTTGCATTAAAAAGATTGCCGCCAATGCAGATAGGACAATATTCACAATTACAGGAATGGCTTCATGATTTAGACAAACCAAATGATCATCACAGACATATTTCTCATTTGTACGGCTTGTTTCCATCTGGACAAATTTCACCATTTAGAACACCGCAATTAATTGAAGCGGCTAAAAATACTTTGATTTCCAGAGGTGATGTTTCAACGGGATGGTCTATGGGCTGGAAAGTAAATTGGTGGGCTAGATTATTGGATGGAAACAGGGCTTTCAAATTGATAAAGGACCAGTTAAGTCCGGCACCATTAGAAAGTAAAGGAGAATCAGGAGGAACCTATCCGAATCTTTTAGATGCGCATCCGCCGTTTCAAATTGATGGGAATTTTGGATGTACAGCCGGAATAACCGAAATGTTATTGCAAAGTTATGACGGCGCAATTTATCTGCTTCCTGCTTTGCCGGATGATTTTAAAAGTGGAAAAGTGAGCGGTTTGAAAGCCAGAGGAGGTTTTGAAGTGGGTATGGAATGGGAGAATGGAAAATTGAAACAATTAATTATAAAATCGGTTTTAGGAGGAAATTGCAGATTGCGATTAGCGTCTGATGTTATGTTAGTAGGTGAAGTAAAATTAGAGCAACCCAAAGGAGAAAATACCAATATTTTCTATAACGTAAATGCTATCAAAGATCCTTTAATTTCAGAAAAAGCAGTTCTGAAAGGCTATCAATCTCCTAAAACTAAGTTGTATGATTTTAATACAGTGGCTGGAAAATCCTATGTTTTTGAAGCAAAATAA